From Thalassotalea psychrophila:
TATTTACTTAAGAAATATTCAAGATAAAAATGAAACCTTATTCCATGCTTTAGTGCAGTCGCACTTGGATGAAATGCTGCCAATTATTTATACGCCAACGGTTGGTGATGCTTGTGAACGATTCTCCGATATTTATCGTAGTAACCGTGGCTTATTTATTTCTTATGCAGAAAGACATCAAATTGATGACATTCTTCACAATGCAACCAAGCATAAAGTAAAAGTGATTGTTGTTACCGATGGTGAACGTATTCTTGGGCTGGGCGACCAAGGTATTGGCGGCATGGGTATTCCAATTGGGAAGCTTTCTTTATATACCTCATGTGGTGGCATTAGTCCTGCTTATACTATGCCTATTATGCTTGATGTTGGCACAAATAATGAAAAATTGTTAAACGATCCTATGTATATGGGGGCTCGTCACAAACGTATTAGCCAAGAAGAATACAACGATTTTGTCGATTTATTTATCAAAGCGATTGGCCGTAGATGGCCAAATGTTTTATTGCAATTTGAAGACTTTGCCCAACCAAATGCTATGCCGTTGTTAGAGCGTTATCGAAATGAGATCTGCTGTTTTAATGATGACATTCAAGGCACAGCTTCTGTAACAGTGGGCACATTGCTAGCCGCTTGTCGCATTAAAGGAAAACCACTTTCACAGCAAAAAGTAGCTTTTGTTGGTGCTGGTTCAGCAGGTTGTGGTATTGCAGAACAAATAATTGCGCAAATGTGCTCAGAAGGGTTAACTGATGAACAAGCTCGCAAGCAAGTATTCATGGTTGATAGATATGGTTTATTAACTGATGGCATGACTGAATTACGTGACTTCCAACAGAAGCTAGTTCAGCAACCTAGTGCTGTTTCTTCTTGGAAATTTTCTGGAGAATATGCCGCGTTGTTAGATGTTATGCATTGTGCAAAACCTGACATATTAATTGGAGTTTCAGGCCAAGCAGGACTATTTACTGAGCAAGTGGTTAAGGCTATGGCAGCAGGAACCGATAAACCAATTATTTTTCCGTTATCTAACCCTTCAAAGCAAGTGGAAGCAACACCAGAGCAGGTAATTAACTGGACTGATGGTAATGTTGTTATTGCTACCGGTAGCCCATTTGCTCCGGTTGAATATAAGGGAGAAATATTTAATATCGCTCAGTGTAATAATTCTTATATATTCCCAGGTATAGGTTTAGGTGTTTTATCTGCAAATATTAAATTTATTAGTGATGAAATGTTAATGCTTGCTAGTGAAACACTTGCAGATGCATCTCCACTTGCAAATACTGGCAAGGGCGAATTATTACCACCATTAACTGAAATTGCTAGCATAAGTAAAAGCATTGCCTTTGCAATTGGCAAACTTGCTCAGCAGCAAGGTTTAGCATTAGAGATAAGCGATGAGCAATTGTTAGCTAATATTGAAGCTAACTTCTGGAAGCCAGAATATCGAGCGTATAAACGTTCAACAATGTAAATGAAAAGAGGCTGATAACATAAAGTTATCAGCCTCTTTATTATTTACAAAACAAAGCTTAATCACTTACTGTGATTAAATTAAAGCTATTCATCTCATCAATACTATTCGATAATTCGCTTTCAAGTTGATCTAAACTTTTAAGGTTATGACATAACTGCTCTGCTTGTTCACCTAACCCTTCAGCTTTACCTTCAACTGCTGCTTCTATGTCTCTACCCATGTTTTCCATGCGTTCGCCAAAGGCTTCCATTTTCTGTTCAAAGTTTCCTTCTTCACTATTCATTGCTGTGCCAACGGCAATTAATAAGTCACCCACTGAGTCAGCAATAAGCTCTTCAATTTCGTCTTCTAATTCATCTTCCATAAATTGATCGAATTCATCAAAATCTTGTTCGGCAATAAAGTAATTACCATCCTTTTCATTAAAGCGTTTTTCAACTTCGGCGTTAATTTTAGTAAAAATGTTGTCGACACGAGCTTTACTTTCTTCGTTATCGCCACTAATTTCAATCACTACATGGCTTACTGCTTGAAAGGCAATTTCAATAGCGTCTGTTGCAAGGTTTACCACTGCTGGTACTTGTTGGTTTATTTGTTCAGAATACTCAGAGACTAACGCTTGTTGACGGTCAGTTAAGTTTACTAATTTACCTTCAACAAACAACTGTTGATTGTTGTTGATCTGTACATATGTTTCGTCTTTATTGATAAAGCGAATGCTATCTTCTGAAACTGCAACTCCATAGTTAACATCGATTGAACATTCGTCACTATTAAACGAGTAACTGCCATAGTTTGAATCTGAGCCATGGTTATTTTCGTGGGCAATTGTCGCCGTACTTAACAGTGCAGTACTAAGTAATAGGCTTGCGCTTAAATTTGTTATTAGTGATTTTTTCATGAGTCGTTCCGTAATTTTATTGTGCTTAGTTACTATTAAAGCAATAAGCTAGCCAAAATAAATTTACCTATAAAATTCAATTGGTTATGGTTTTTAATAGCCATCTTTTAACCCTGTATGTTAATTTGACTAATGATTGTTAGTCAAATTAACTAAAAGTTAACAATGTAGGGGCTGTGTTACTAAGCATTTGGTTTTAATTGTCGTTCAACAAAATAACGTGGTTGATCAGCATGGCCTAAAATTAATCGACGAATTAAATCCAAGCCAGTATTGGCGATATAGTTTTGAAAATGAATTCGATGTGACGGAAAGTACAATGTTTTAGTGTATACCTGATTTATATCTCCCCAAGCAATACAAACAGTACCTACAGGTTTGTCATCAGTGCCACCATCAGGACCTGCTATGCCAGACACTGATACCACATAATCTGCATCACTCACCGCCAAAGATCCTTCTGCCATTTCTTTAACTACCTGCTCACTTACTGCGCCAAATTGTTCTAAGGTTTGTTGATTAACATTAACTAATTTGGTTTTCATTCTATTAGAGTATGTTACAAAGCCAGCTTCAAAAACATTCGATGAACCGGCTATACCAGTAAGCTGCGCGGCTATCATTCCGCCAGTGCAAGATTCTGCTGTAGTAATAGTTTTCCCTTGCTGATTCAATAGTTCAACAACAGTAGCAGCAATAGAATTGCCATTTTCACTAACAATATGTTGGCCGAGTAGTCCCTTAATGTTGCTATAACATTCATCTCTTAGGATTGAGGAAGTATGGCTCCTGCTGGTCAACTTTACTTCTAAAAGTGGCATGGTCGCACGAAAGCCAAGTTCAATTTCTTCTGGCCAATCAGGGTAGGTTTCATTAACCATTTTTTGCAAACCAGACTCTCCAATACCAAAAACCTTAAGTTTTTGAGTTACGGTTTGCAGTTCTTCGGGTAACTGCTTAGCAATGTTAGGTAAGATTTCATCACGTAGCATTGCTTTTAATTCAACCGGAACACCAGGGGTACAAATTATCTGGCAGTTGTTATGGGTTATAGAAAAGCCAGGCGCACTGCCAATTGGATTATTAACGATCTCACATCCAGAAGGCAATAAAGCTTGTTTCAAATTTGGGCCCGTTAAACGATAACTACGCTTAACGCACCACGCTTTTACTTGTTCTAATGCTGTAGGATGCAAAGTGAGAGCATTTTTTGTCGTTTCCGATAATGCTTGTGCGGTCATATCATCAACGGTTGGACCTAAACCACCATTGATAATCAATATATCGGCGTCAACGCTTAACTGTTCCATTTGTTCAGTAAGCAATTGCATATTATCACCAACAGTAACTTTGCGTGTAAGTTCAATACCAAGGTTTTTAAATTCCCGGGCGATAAATACCGAGTTAGTATCAACGATGTCGCCACTCATTAATTCATTGCCAGTAAGCAATAACTGAACATTTAACATATATATTGTCTTTCATTTTTATTAGGCTAGTTATAAGGTAATGTATCACTTTGACTAAACTAAAAATATTTTTAAATGCGTTTAAACCTTTTTATTAAGCAGTGCATCTTAATTAACAGAGATTGAAAATATTTAAAAATAATTTAAGGATTTAATATGAACACGCTAAATAAATTATCACTAGTTCCTGTAATGGCATTAACCACTATGCTTGCTTTTGGCGCACAAGCCAGCGTTGAAGATACTGTCGAAAAAACATTTGAACTAAGCGGCAAAGGGCAGCTTGTTCTTGATAATGTTAACGGCGATGTAGCAATAGAAGCTTGGCAACAAACATCAGTACAAGTAACCGCTGAAATTACGGCCTCTAATCAAAAAGCTCGCGATCGTATCGATATTATAATGAAACAAAATGGTGATCGAATTACGGTTGAAACAGACTATCTCGAGCAAGATGGTAATTGGGGTAATAATAGTAATGGCGGTAGTGTTAATTATACCGTTATGGTGCCGGTAAATATTGATTTGCGCAATATCGAATTAGTAAATGGCTCTCTAACTATAAGCAATGTTTCTGGTGAGCTTAATGCCGATGTTGTAAATGGCTCTGTAGAAGCTACAGGCGTAGCGTCTAATGTTGAAATCGACTCAGTTAATGGCGGCGTAGAATTAACCTTTGCTGATAATGCGAAAAATATCGAAATTGAAGTTGAAACAGTAAATGGTGGCATTCGCTTATATGTACCTGAAAACTTTGGTGCAAATGTTGAAGCTAGTACTGGTAATGGCGCCATTAAAACCGACTTTGGCTTAGCTGGCATAAAAGGCAAATATTACGGTAACGATCTAGAAGGTAGCTTTGGTGATGCGAGCAGTGATATTGAAGTAGAAAGTGTTAATGGTTCTATTAGAATTCTAAAGAAATAAAATTAAGTTTATTTAAGCACACTATTGCTGGAGGAGGTCCCCGATGTCGCTTGAGCTCCTCGAGGATGACGGTGTCCTTTTTTACTTCTGCGAGTGTTGATAGAGTGTATTAATAGCATAGTGTTGTAGTTGGATTTTGCTGATATAATGCCGCTAACGTTAACTTAGTAGAAAGATAGATGACTTATTTAAATTGTGTTGAAGTTGAACCAAAAACAGCTGCTACTGCAAGTGTTATTTGGTTACATGGTTTAGGTGCAGATGGCCATGATTTTGAGCCGATTGTGCCAGTATTAAATTTACCAGAATCATTACCGATTCGATTCGTATTTCCACATTCACCAAAAATAGCCGTTACTATAAACGGCGGCATGGTAATGCCTGCTTGGTACGATATTTTAGATATGAGTATTGATCGTAAAGTTGATAGTGAGCAATTGAACGCCTCAGCTAAATCTGTACAAAATCTCATTGAACGTGAAATTTCTCGTGGTATTCCGGCTAACCGAATCGTTATCGCTGGTTTCTCACAAGGTGGAGCGGTAGGTTATCAAGCCGCATTAACATTTGATAAGCCTCTTGCTGGTTTAATGGCAATGTCGACTTATTTTGCCACAAAAGATGATATTGAAATATCATCTGCCAACAAAGAAATCGATATTGCAGTAATGCATGGCACACAAGATCCTGTGGTTAGCCCGGTATTAGGCGAACAAGCTGTTAGTGCGCTTAAAGGTAAAGGCTTTAATCCAAGTTATCAAACGTATCCTATGCCTCATGCTGTCTGCCAAGAGCAAATAGCCGATGTGTCTGCTTGGTTACAGCAAAAATTAAACTAAGAAGGTATTAAAATTTATGGCTAGACAAGTTACTTACGTTTTTAAAGGTAAGCGTAAGACTATACCTTTTTCATTCAGTTTGTTTCACGATATGTATGAAGCTGCAGCTGCCGCTGAAAATGTCGATATAAAAAGCTTTCTTGCAATGGAGCAACAACTCGCATTAACGTCGAGAGGGCAAGGGATTTCTAAAAATTTTCGTCAAAAAGAGTTTGTCCGTATGGGGTTTACAGAAATTAAGTTTGTTCGCGACGAAGAAGCTTAGTACTAAAAAACACAGAAATTAAAGGGGCTATTAGCCCCTTTAATTTTACGAAAGAATTTCTTATTTTGTTGATGAAAGCTAATTAGCGTTCACCTGATAATACACTTCATTAATACCACCTAAAGGACCTTTATGTAGTTCGGTTTTCAGATAAACCATGCCAAGCTTTTTCATGATGTTAATAGAGCCAATGTTACCTTCATCAGCACTAGCGGTAAAAAATTCAGCCTTACCTCGTTGTGCTAATGCAATTTTTACCTGCTGTGCAGCTTCAAAACCATAACCTTTGCCCCAAGAAGTTTGCTTAAAGCGCCAGCCCAATTCTAGGTTGTTCCATAATGGTTTTTTATTAAAAAAGTCAACCGGCCTTACTAATACCCAACCAATAAATTCACCGGTTTCAGAAATGTTTACTTGCCATAAACCCCAACCGTCGCTGGGTTTACGATAAGCATTTATACGAGGGATAAACCTGTTGTTAATATCATCCCAAGTAGAAGGCTTACCACCATTTATAAACTGCATTACTTGTGGATCTTGATCCAATTCAAACAGTAATTCACCATCGTTTTCATCCATAAGACGAAAGCTTAAGCGCGCAGAGCTTTCAACATTCATTATTTTCTCTCTCGGTAAGCTTCACCTTCAACCATCCATTTAGCAGCTGGAGCACCTTTTAAGTAGTGGTCAAAATACTGTTTCATTTTAATGGTATAGTCGACTTTATTGGGGTACTTTTTCAGGTGGTGGGGTTCCCCTTCATACTGCAATAAAATTACGTTCTTTTCAAGGCGGCGCATTGCCATATACATTTCCACACCTTGTTGCCATGGAACAGCATCATCAATATCGCCAAACTGCATTAATAATGGTGTTGTAATTCGGTCAGCAAAAAATACTGGTGAGTTTTCAATGTATAAATCTCTACGTTCAAACAAGCTGGCGCCAATTCGACTTTGACCTTGCTCATATTGGAACTGTCTTGCTAAACCTGTACCTAAGCGAATGCCTGAGTACGCACTGGTCATGTTTGATACTGGCGCACCTGATACTGCTGCGGCAAAAATATCGGTTTCAGTGATGGCGTGCAATGTTTGGTAACCACTCCAACTGTGGCCATGTAAGCCAATTGCCTTAGGATCGGCAACACCCATGTCGATGATTTTTTGCAAGCCTGGCAAAATAGATTTGTTGGTAGAATGTCCTGGTGTGCCCACTTCAAAATGTACATCAGGTAAGAACACTGCATAACCATTTGAGGTATAAAATGGGAAATTAGGTCTATGATTAACTTTCATCGCATTAAATTCATACATGCGTTGAGAGAAACGTCGGTAGTAATAAACAACAACAGGGTATTGCATACCTTCAACGTAGTTAGCTGGCTTAATCAATACACCTTGATGCTTCACTCCCATGTTTGAACGCCATTCTACTAATTCAGACTGGCCCCATAAAAACTCATCTTTTTGCGGGTTAACATTAGTAAGCTTTTTAGTGTTAGCTAAATTTAAGTCAGCTACCCAAACGTCAGGGAATTCATTAAAATCTTCTTGTGTATATAATAATTTATCAGCCTTTTTTGCCTTTGCGATAAATTTGAATTTTTTATTCTCTTCTAATAGTTTTGTTAACTTAGAGTTTTCTAAATTAAGCCGATAAAAACCAAAGTTTTTCATTTCATCAGAATAGCTAGTTAACAGTAAACGTTGATCATCCTTAAAGTAGTCTTGTTCATCATCAAGCTTGTTAATTCTAAATTGTAATGAGTTAGGGCGACCCATTTCACAAGTTAAGCATTTAGCATCGTCACCATCAGTTTGTAATAACCAAATATCAAATTTGTCATACACTAAAATACCATCATCATCTTTTAACCAGCCGGCAATGCCGTAACCTGGTACTTTACTTGGGTAGTCATGATCTTCATCAGCAAAACTAACAGGCAAACCTTTAGTGATATTACGCTTTTTGTTTTTACTTCGGTCATAAACCCAAACGTTTTCATTCTCATAAAACGCTGCAAAGCGACCAGACTCACTCAACTTTACATCGGTATAGCTGCTTAGTTTATTAGCAACTAATGATTTTTTACCGTTGTCTAAATCAACAATGTAGATATCGCTAAAAAAGCCTTCCCAGGTTCTTAATTTACGATAATTTAAATCAGTCTTAGCAATTACCGCGTGCTCATTATTGCTAGCCTTTACAGAGATCAGTTTTTGATCAGCCAAGCGCACAAGCTTATTATCATCTACATGGTAAACCGCAGTGAAGAATGATTTTTTATCTTTACCCAATTGATACTTTTCATTGGTTTTGATCAATGGATCTTCACCATGCCAAATTTGTAAGTTACGACCTTCTGTTAGCTTTTCAATATTGTATAAGTCATCAATCGATTCTGGTTTGGTATCAATTTTGGCTAACTTCTCAACCACAGGCTTAAAACCAAAAAATAAACGTTCATCGTCAAGCGACCAAGTTAATTTGTTGGTTTGTGGAACGTACCAACTAGCTGCTTGCTTATCGTTAGTTTTGATAGTTTTTATTTTGTTGTTATTACTTTGCCATATTTTCACCGTATGGGTGCGTTCATCTTTCTCTTGGCTAAAGTCACCTTGTAAAAAAGCAACTTTATTACTTTCTTCATTCCAACTAAAGCCATTAAAGCTTGTGTTAGCTTTGCTTACTAAATTACTTGCTTTGTTGGTTTTTACATTTAACGCTTTTAGTGAGTTTTCAACGCCGTCTTGGGTTGAAATGCTATAAACTAAACTAGGTGTTTTCTTCGAGAAAGAAAAACCATCAACATTTTCGATTACTTGTTGTTCGCCAGTCTCAAGATTTACTAAGGTTAAACTTTTATTGATGCGCTTAGCATTAAATAATTTTGTTTCGTCTTTTTCGTCTATTTCATCACTTTTATCAGTGTCAGTTGTTATTTCAGTTTCGTCTTTATCTTCTGCTTTTGGCATTTCAGATAAAAATGCAACATAACCAAATCTATCACTTAACTGAAATGCTTCAACGTTATTAAACGTAACTCTGGCACCACTGGCTAAGGTGATAATTTCCAGATTATTTTTAAGTTTCTTTTTTGCTTTTTTATCGGCTTGCTCTTTAGCCATCAAAGTTGGGGTGATGGTGATAGCGGCAAATCGACCATCGACTGAAATAACACCTTTTGAGCCATGTTCAATTTGGTACTCTGTGGCACTAGTGGTTGCTTTCAGGTGAAAGCTATTTTCACCTCTATCGGGCTGAGCGCTGTAAGCAAGCCATTTTCCATCGTCACTTAGTTGTGGCTTAACAATCTGCTTAAATTTCATTATGTCCGTAACTTCTAATGGACGTTGTTCAGCATTTAGGTTTGGTATTATTGCAAAGGCAAATGACAGCACAAGTGCTGTTTTGCTCAGTGTTTTAGTAAGCGATAAATTCATAGTATTTTTATATGTATCCAATTTGTAATGATTATCACTGTATTTACTCAACTAAATCAATAGTTAGTTAGTCCGGTAGCCATTTTTAAGCGGTAAAGAGCAGTAATGCAGGATTAATTTAGTTAAACTATACAAAGCGACACCTTCTTCCCGTACTTGTTGCGGGATCTGATGAAAAGTTAAAATAAAAAGGTCAGTGTTATGTTTAATCGCACACAATTAATTGGTAATTGGCACCGTAGTGAAAAGAATGATGAGGAAAGCTTTAGCGAGTTTGCTCAGCTTTTTGCCGATGGAACTTTTGTCTTTACTTTTTATACTTATAACATCGATGGTACGTTACTTGAAGAAGTAAGTGAGCAAGGCGATTGGGGCTTGGTTGGTGATATTCACTTTACCATTACCAAGGCTGAAATCTTAAATAAACAGCAATATCCTGCCAATATGGAAGACGAAGATAATTACCAAGTTTATCAAATCAATCAAATAAATGACGATTCATTTACTTATCAACATATCTTAACTGGTGAAAGCTTTACTCTGTCTAGGGTACAGGAAAGTACTAACTAAATTAAAAAAAGCTGCTAAACTTTTATATAGATACCGGATATATGTGGTTCCAGTTAATGACTATAAAAAGGTAGTTAAATGATGGATAGAACCGATAAAGTTCATAGTGTTGAGCGAGATGTAGCTAAATTTCCAACCGACCCTAATGGCAATATGTTATGGCATATGGCGCAAGAAGGTGATGACTTAAATAGGCCAAGAGAAATTCAATTTTCGGTGATTTTCTTAACGCAAGAATTGGCTTTGAAATTTGGTCGTACACTATTGGCTAACAATCAAAAACTATCATTTTGCCCATATTTAGGAAATCCTGAGTATCCTTGGGAGGTTACCGCTTATCCAGAAATGGAGGCGAGTTATAGTAATATAA
This genomic window contains:
- a CDS encoding NAD-dependent malic enzyme; translation: MSKKQQPKHPLYIPYAGPALLETPLLNKGSAFTSGERVSFNLTGLIPPRFETIDEQVERAYMQYSSFHTPLNKHIYLRNIQDKNETLFHALVQSHLDEMLPIIYTPTVGDACERFSDIYRSNRGLFISYAERHQIDDILHNATKHKVKVIVVTDGERILGLGDQGIGGMGIPIGKLSLYTSCGGISPAYTMPIMLDVGTNNEKLLNDPMYMGARHKRISQEEYNDFVDLFIKAIGRRWPNVLLQFEDFAQPNAMPLLERYRNEICCFNDDIQGTASVTVGTLLAACRIKGKPLSQQKVAFVGAGSAGCGIAEQIIAQMCSEGLTDEQARKQVFMVDRYGLLTDGMTELRDFQQKLVQQPSAVSSWKFSGEYAALLDVMHCAKPDILIGVSGQAGLFTEQVVKAMAAGTDKPIIFPLSNPSKQVEATPEQVINWTDGNVVIATGSPFAPVEYKGEIFNIAQCNNSYIFPGIGLGVLSANIKFISDEMLMLASETLADASPLANTGKGELLPPLTEIASISKSIAFAIGKLAQQQGLALEISDEQLLANIEANFWKPEYRAYKRSTM
- a CDS encoding DUF2884 family protein, producing the protein MKKSLITNLSASLLLSTALLSTATIAHENNHGSDSNYGSYSFNSDECSIDVNYGVAVSEDSIRFINKDETYVQINNNQQLFVEGKLVNLTDRQQALVSEYSEQINQQVPAVVNLATDAIEIAFQAVSHVVIEISGDNEESKARVDNIFTKINAEVEKRFNEKDGNYFIAEQDFDEFDQFMEDELEDEIEELIADSVGDLLIAVGTAMNSEEGNFEQKMEAFGERMENMGRDIEAAVEGKAEGLGEQAEQLCHNLKSLDQLESELSNSIDEMNSFNLITVSD
- a CDS encoding CinA family nicotinamide mononucleotide deamidase-related protein translates to MLNVQLLLTGNELMSGDIVDTNSVFIAREFKNLGIELTRKVTVGDNMQLLTEQMEQLSVDADILIINGGLGPTVDDMTAQALSETTKNALTLHPTALEQVKAWCVKRSYRLTGPNLKQALLPSGCEIVNNPIGSAPGFSITHNNCQIICTPGVPVELKAMLRDEILPNIAKQLPEELQTVTQKLKVFGIGESGLQKMVNETYPDWPEEIELGFRATMPLLEVKLTSRSHTSSILRDECYSNIKGLLGQHIVSENGNSIAATVVELLNQQGKTITTAESCTGGMIAAQLTGIAGSSNVFEAGFVTYSNRMKTKLVNVNQQTLEQFGAVSEQVVKEMAEGSLAVSDADYVVSVSGIAGPDGGTDDKPVGTVCIAWGDINQVYTKTLYFPSHRIHFQNYIANTGLDLIRRLILGHADQPRYFVERQLKPNA
- a CDS encoding DUF4097 family beta strand repeat-containing protein, giving the protein MNTLNKLSLVPVMALTTMLAFGAQASVEDTVEKTFELSGKGQLVLDNVNGDVAIEAWQQTSVQVTAEITASNQKARDRIDIIMKQNGDRITVETDYLEQDGNWGNNSNGGSVNYTVMVPVNIDLRNIELVNGSLTISNVSGELNADVVNGSVEATGVASNVEIDSVNGGVELTFADNAKNIEIEVETVNGGIRLYVPENFGANVEASTGNGAIKTDFGLAGIKGKYYGNDLEGSFGDASSDIEVESVNGSIRILKK
- a CDS encoding alpha/beta hydrolase; amino-acid sequence: MTYLNCVEVEPKTAATASVIWLHGLGADGHDFEPIVPVLNLPESLPIRFVFPHSPKIAVTINGGMVMPAWYDILDMSIDRKVDSEQLNASAKSVQNLIEREISRGIPANRIVIAGFSQGGAVGYQAALTFDKPLAGLMAMSTYFATKDDIEISSANKEIDIAVMHGTQDPVVSPVLGEQAVSALKGKGFNPSYQTYPMPHAVCQEQIADVSAWLQQKLN
- a CDS encoding DUF2960 domain-containing protein, producing the protein MARQVTYVFKGKRKTIPFSFSLFHDMYEAAAAAENVDIKSFLAMEQQLALTSRGQGISKNFRQKEFVRMGFTEIKFVRDEEA
- a CDS encoding GNAT family N-acetyltransferase yields the protein MNVESSARLSFRLMDENDGELLFELDQDPQVMQFINGGKPSTWDDINNRFIPRINAYRKPSDGWGLWQVNISETGEFIGWVLVRPVDFFNKKPLWNNLELGWRFKQTSWGKGYGFEAAQQVKIALAQRGKAEFFTASADEGNIGSINIMKKLGMVYLKTELHKGPLGGINEVYYQVNAN
- a CDS encoding S9 family peptidase; this encodes MNLSLTKTLSKTALVLSFAFAIIPNLNAEQRPLEVTDIMKFKQIVKPQLSDDGKWLAYSAQPDRGENSFHLKATTSATEYQIEHGSKGVISVDGRFAAITITPTLMAKEQADKKAKKKLKNNLEIITLASGARVTFNNVEAFQLSDRFGYVAFLSEMPKAEDKDETEITTDTDKSDEIDEKDETKLFNAKRINKSLTLVNLETGEQQVIENVDGFSFSKKTPSLVYSISTQDGVENSLKALNVKTNKASNLVSKANTSFNGFSWNEESNKVAFLQGDFSQEKDERTHTVKIWQSNNNKIKTIKTNDKQAASWYVPQTNKLTWSLDDERLFFGFKPVVEKLAKIDTKPESIDDLYNIEKLTEGRNLQIWHGEDPLIKTNEKYQLGKDKKSFFTAVYHVDDNKLVRLADQKLISVKASNNEHAVIAKTDLNYRKLRTWEGFFSDIYIVDLDNGKKSLVANKLSSYTDVKLSESGRFAAFYENENVWVYDRSKNKKRNITKGLPVSFADEDHDYPSKVPGYGIAGWLKDDDGILVYDKFDIWLLQTDGDDAKCLTCEMGRPNSLQFRINKLDDEQDYFKDDQRLLLTSYSDEMKNFGFYRLNLENSKLTKLLEENKKFKFIAKAKKADKLLYTQEDFNEFPDVWVADLNLANTKKLTNVNPQKDEFLWGQSELVEWRSNMGVKHQGVLIKPANYVEGMQYPVVVYYYRRFSQRMYEFNAMKVNHRPNFPFYTSNGYAVFLPDVHFEVGTPGHSTNKSILPGLQKIIDMGVADPKAIGLHGHSWSGYQTLHAITETDIFAAAVSGAPVSNMTSAYSGIRLGTGLARQFQYEQGQSRIGASLFERRDLYIENSPVFFADRITTPLLMQFGDIDDAVPWQQGVEMYMAMRRLEKNVILLQYEGEPHHLKKYPNKVDYTIKMKQYFDHYLKGAPAAKWMVEGEAYRERK
- a CDS encoding ribonuclease E inhibitor RraB, which produces MMDRTDKVHSVERDVAKFPTDPNGNMLWHMAQEGDDLNRPREIQFSVIFLTQELALKFGRTLLANNQKLSFCPYLGNPEYPWEVTAYPEMEASYSNIISYQMLLETEARKYDGIYDGWYCLPQANKLS